A genomic segment from Deltaproteobacteria bacterium encodes:
- a CDS encoding NAD-dependent epimerase/dehydratase family protein — translation MRILVTGATGFVGGAVTRALVNAGHEVRVLVRRHSDRRNIRDLPIEIYHGDVCDLDSVRRATAGCAQVYHVAALYKLWVRYKAEMYASNVTGTENIFLAARENSVEKVVYTSSVATLGIPNDGTPGTEETPVSLPDMVGHYKRSKFLAEQVALRYAQEGLPVVIVNPSTPVGVADLKPTPTGQVIVDFLNGRMPGYIDTGLNVIDVEDVAAGHLLAAEKGRVGEKYILGNQNLTLQQILEILAELTRLPAPQFRVPYALALGVAYADATLARLIPRREPQVPPVGVKLSKKKMFFDATKAIHDLGLPQTPVREALRKAVVWFIDNGYVTQ, via the coding sequence ATGCGTATTCTCGTAACTGGTGCAACAGGATTTGTCGGTGGTGCGGTGACTCGCGCGTTGGTGAATGCAGGCCACGAGGTGCGTGTGCTGGTGCGACGCCACAGTGACCGCAGGAACATTCGTGACCTGCCGATCGAAATCTATCATGGCGATGTGTGTGACCTTGACTCAGTGCGGCGGGCGACGGCGGGGTGTGCGCAGGTGTATCATGTAGCCGCGCTCTACAAGTTGTGGGTTCGTTACAAGGCAGAGATGTATGCTAGCAACGTGACCGGGACCGAGAATATCTTTCTCGCTGCGCGTGAGAATAGTGTCGAGAAAGTTGTCTACACGAGTTCCGTCGCCACGCTCGGCATTCCGAATGACGGAACCCCAGGGACAGAGGAAACTCCAGTGTCCCTTCCTGACATGGTTGGCCATTACAAGCGCAGTAAGTTCCTCGCTGAACAAGTTGCTTTGCGCTATGCACAGGAAGGACTGCCGGTCGTTATTGTGAATCCTAGCACCCCTGTCGGTGTTGCCGACTTAAAGCCTACTCCGACTGGTCAAGTGATCGTTGATTTTCTCAACGGCCGTATGCCCGGCTATATCGATACCGGTTTGAACGTGATTGATGTCGAAGATGTTGCCGCCGGTCACCTCCTGGCTGCGGAAAAAGGTCGAGTCGGCGAAAAGTATATTCTTGGCAACCAAAACCTTACGTTGCAGCAGATTCTCGAAATATTGGCAGAGTTGACACGCTTGCCCGCACCGCAGTTTCGCGTACCCTATGCGCTTGCGCTTGGGGTTGCCTATGCTGATGCAACGCTCGCTCGTCTTATTCCTCGCCGTGAACCACAAGTGCCGCCGGTCGGCGTCAAGCTGAGTAAAAAGAAAATGTTCTTTGATGCCACGAAAGCCATTCATGACCTGGGGTTGCCGCAAACGCCAGTGCGCGAAGCGCTGCGTAAAGCTGTGGTGTGGTTCATCGACAACGGCTACGTAACGCAGTAG
- a CDS encoding glycosyltransferase — protein MSVLAFLGVLSLLSWLGVALHPARPWDFQPVGDDDAIPPPPPQWPQVTILVPARNESDSLPRTLPALLLQDYPGPFHVIVIDDRSDDGTAVVAKQIAAQVQASDRLTAIGGAPLPQGWVGKVWALEQGAAHCGLQTADDGSTESPRSSLLSGQSHALPPKYFLLTDADIHHAPCSLRRLVTESERSHLALNSRMARLRCLSAAERLLIPPFVFFFNLLYPMRQVNDRQSTLAAAAGGCVLLETADLRRAGGFACIKDRIIDDVSLARAVKGTDAPIQLALSRTEVESLRVYDALDTIWVMVRRTAFTELRYSWLRLGGTVVGMGLMFLLPPFLAVWGMMGWLFVTGNIGMMTASSSPLFLMLSGVSAWAVAAFVYRPAIRFFGLPPVRIWTLPLAGLLYGAMTVDSAWRYITGRRIGWRDH, from the coding sequence GTGAGTGTCTTAGCTTTCCTCGGCGTTCTTTCACTCTTGAGCTGGCTTGGTGTTGCACTGCATCCGGCGCGACCGTGGGATTTCCAACCTGTGGGAGACGATGACGCGATCCCGCCGCCACCGCCACAGTGGCCGCAGGTCACGATTCTCGTTCCTGCGCGCAACGAAAGTGACTCACTTCCACGTACGCTCCCAGCGTTGCTGCTCCAAGATTATCCTGGCCCATTTCATGTGATTGTCATCGACGATCGTTCGGATGATGGGACTGCTGTAGTCGCAAAGCAGATTGCTGCGCAGGTGCAAGCGAGCGACCGCCTCACGGCGATTGGCGGTGCGCCGTTACCGCAAGGATGGGTAGGGAAGGTGTGGGCATTAGAACAAGGTGCCGCGCATTGTGGACTGCAGACTGCGGATGACGGATCGACGGAGAGTCCCCGCTCCTCTTTACTAAGTGGTCAATCGCACGCTCTCCCACCTAAGTATTTTCTGCTGACCGATGCTGACATTCACCATGCACCATGTTCCTTGCGACGGCTGGTGACTGAAAGTGAACGTTCCCACCTTGCCCTCAATAGCCGTATGGCTCGGTTACGTTGCCTTTCAGCCGCGGAACGGTTGCTCATTCCCCCGTTCGTGTTCTTTTTCAATTTGCTGTATCCCATGCGCCAAGTGAATGATCGACAAAGTACGCTCGCTGCTGCCGCCGGAGGCTGTGTGTTACTGGAGACGGCAGATCTTCGCCGTGCAGGTGGCTTTGCGTGTATCAAAGATCGCATCATTGATGATGTGAGTTTAGCCAGAGCTGTCAAAGGAACAGATGCGCCGATTCAACTGGCTTTGAGTCGTACGGAAGTTGAAAGCCTACGTGTCTATGATGCTCTCGACACAATTTGGGTGATGGTACGCCGCACTGCGTTTACTGAACTGCGGTATTCGTGGTTGCGCTTAGGTGGCACTGTGGTTGGTATGGGGTTGATGTTTTTGCTCCCCCCATTTCTGGCAGTGTGGGGAATGATGGGATGGCTTTTCGTAACCGGGAATATAGGGATGATGACCGCCTCTTCATCGCCACTCTTCTTGATGCTGAGCGGGGTGAGTGCATGGGCGGTCGCTGCATTCGTCTATCGACCAGCGATCCGATTTTTCGGACTTCCTCCTGTGCGTATATGGACGTTACCGCTGGCTGGTTTGCTGTATGGCGCGATGACGGTTGATTCTGCGTGGCGGTATATAACTGGCAGACGCATTGGGTGGCGAGATCATTGA